One genomic region from Streptomyces venezuelae encodes:
- a CDS encoding YybH family protein: MTSIVDNFALTDDATKQTELYVRAFNSGDPDLVNLLYTETAVSAWEADKPLTGRARKDALAEFLSLGPKMTATLRHSYVAGDAALLVVDWRIDVTGADGVAEVHEGVGNDVLRLGADGKWRFAIDYPNGS, translated from the coding sequence ATGACGAGCATTGTCGACAACTTCGCTCTCACCGACGACGCGACCAAGCAGACCGAGCTCTACGTCCGGGCCTTCAACTCGGGCGACCCTGATCTCGTCAATCTGCTCTACACGGAGACGGCGGTCTCCGCCTGGGAGGCGGACAAGCCGCTCACCGGCCGGGCGCGGAAGGACGCGCTCGCGGAGTTCCTCTCCCTCGGCCCGAAGATGACGGCCACCCTCCGCCACTCCTACGTGGCCGGCGACGCCGCGCTCCTGGTCGTGGACTGGCGGATAGACGTCACGGGCGCCGACGGCGTCGCGGAGGTCCACGAGGGCGTGGGCAACGACGTCCTGCGGCTCGGCGCGGACGGCAAGTGGCGCTTCGCCATCGACTACCCGAACGGCAGCTGA
- a CDS encoding thioesterase II family protein has translation MDIAWLRRFGGVGQKEPEGGVRLVCFPHAGGAATSYVQLSRLLSPAVDVLAVQYPGRQDRHRERPVESVTRLAELVADALGPADGRPYAFFGHSMGAAVAYETARTLAARSAPGPLRLFLSGRAAPEPRPQAADRMTSDADVIAAIRMLGGTGVGVLDDPELMEMALPALRADYRAIGSYAWEPGPPLDCPITVLVGDEDPVAPVDKVAAWSGFTDADTDLRVFPGGHFYLDGRTEEIGDVITAALGVRV, from the coding sequence ATGGACATCGCGTGGCTTCGGCGATTCGGTGGGGTGGGGCAGAAGGAACCGGAGGGAGGGGTCCGGCTGGTCTGTTTCCCGCACGCGGGCGGCGCCGCCACCTCCTACGTGCAGCTCTCCCGCCTCCTGAGCCCCGCCGTCGACGTGCTGGCCGTGCAGTACCCGGGGCGGCAGGACCGGCACCGTGAGCGACCGGTCGAGTCCGTCACCCGGCTCGCCGAACTCGTCGCGGACGCCCTGGGCCCGGCGGACGGCCGGCCGTACGCCTTCTTCGGGCACAGCATGGGCGCGGCCGTCGCCTACGAGACGGCGCGCACGCTCGCCGCACGCTCGGCGCCCGGCCCCCTGCGGCTGTTCCTCTCCGGGCGGGCCGCGCCGGAGCCCCGGCCCCAGGCCGCCGACCGGATGACGAGCGACGCCGACGTGATCGCGGCGATCCGGATGCTCGGGGGCACGGGCGTCGGCGTCCTGGACGACCCGGAGCTGATGGAGATGGCCCTGCCGGCCCTCCGCGCCGACTACCGGGCCATCGGCTCGTACGCCTGGGAGCCGGGCCCGCCGCTGGACTGCCCGATCACGGTGCTCGTCGGCGACGAGGACCCCGTGGCCCCCGTCGACAAGGTGGCGGCCTGGAGCGGATTCACCGACGCGGACACCGATCTGCGGGTCTTCCCCGGCGGCCACTTCTACCTCGACGGCCGCACGGAGGAGATCGGCGACGTGATCACCGCCGCGCTCGGCGTGCGCGTCTGA
- a CDS encoding maleylpyruvate isomerase N-terminal domain-containing protein: MSISWPDRVVTAATDCTDILQKAADQDWSVKARDSDWSCREVLDHTALGLIGYSALLIAQPSDRFTGMLAGFNGQSPIPVCLEGVRICATILASAVREADPQVRAFHPWGTSDGPGFAAMGVLEIVVHTYDVTEAMGLDWLPSDDLCAPVVERLFPNAPTGHAPAETLLWCTGRIDLPGLPRRRDWGGWDGTVR; the protein is encoded by the coding sequence ATGTCTATCTCCTGGCCCGACCGCGTAGTTACCGCCGCCACCGACTGCACCGACATTCTGCAGAAGGCCGCCGATCAGGACTGGTCCGTCAAAGCCCGGGACAGCGACTGGTCCTGTCGCGAAGTCCTCGACCACACGGCCCTCGGCCTCATCGGCTATTCGGCGCTCCTCATCGCCCAGCCGTCCGACCGCTTCACCGGCATGCTCGCCGGATTCAACGGGCAGTCCCCGATCCCCGTCTGCCTCGAAGGCGTCCGCATCTGCGCCACCATCCTCGCCTCGGCCGTGCGCGAGGCCGACCCGCAGGTCCGCGCCTTCCACCCCTGGGGCACCTCCGACGGCCCCGGCTTCGCCGCCATGGGCGTCCTCGAGATCGTCGTCCACACCTACGACGTGACCGAGGCGATGGGCCTCGACTGGCTGCCGTCGGACGACCTCTGCGCGCCCGTCGTCGAGCGCCTCTTCCCGAACGCCCCGACCGGGCACGCCCCGGCCGAGACCCTGCTCTGGTGCACGGGCCGGATCGACCTCCCCGGGCTGCCGCGGCGTCGCGACTGGGGCGGCTGGGACGGCACCGTCCGCTGA
- a CDS encoding acyl-CoA dehydrogenase family protein, whose amino-acid sequence MNAELESVLESVRSIVPRLRENGIESENRGWILDENIELLEKAGVFRIAVPKRFGGLDFDLADQSKVIAEVARGCPSTGWVTFVWATSAWSATLYPDRAQEELFTDGSVRISSAFAPTGKLTPVEGGYRMTGSWRFNSGCRGAQWNFASAMLEHADGSLEEVMALLPMSDMTVVDDWQVSAGSGTGSATSSADDVFVPGYRVGRFEELLFSTTGDRSNGGADGREYGFVSEVMAAAAAVFIGIAKGAYDLFLERLPGRGITYTSWTDQTQHPLTQIQVATAANKITASEALAGVWLELMQRRADAGEQLSLEEKAVVRGQTAFAAQLAKEAVEVLFNASGGSVIQRSVPLQRFHRDIQGFSLHALAQLHGNLEVQGRALLGLDPETPFL is encoded by the coding sequence ATGAACGCTGAACTCGAATCCGTACTGGAATCCGTCCGGAGCATCGTGCCGAGGCTCAGGGAGAACGGTATCGAGTCGGAGAACCGAGGCTGGATTCTCGACGAGAACATCGAGCTCCTCGAGAAGGCGGGAGTCTTCCGGATAGCCGTCCCGAAGCGCTTCGGGGGCCTGGACTTCGACCTGGCCGACCAGTCCAAGGTGATCGCCGAGGTGGCGCGCGGCTGCCCCTCGACGGGCTGGGTGACGTTCGTCTGGGCGACCAGCGCGTGGTCGGCCACGCTCTACCCCGACCGGGCGCAGGAGGAGCTCTTCACCGATGGTTCCGTCCGGATCTCCAGCGCCTTCGCGCCGACCGGCAAGCTGACGCCCGTCGAGGGCGGTTACCGGATGACCGGCAGCTGGCGGTTCAACTCCGGCTGCCGGGGCGCCCAGTGGAACTTCGCCTCGGCGATGCTGGAGCACGCGGACGGCTCCCTCGAAGAGGTCATGGCGCTGCTGCCGATGTCCGACATGACGGTGGTCGACGACTGGCAGGTGTCGGCCGGCTCCGGCACGGGCAGTGCGACCTCCTCGGCCGACGACGTGTTCGTCCCCGGCTACCGGGTCGGGCGCTTCGAGGAGCTGCTGTTCAGCACGACCGGTGACCGCTCCAACGGCGGTGCGGACGGGCGCGAGTACGGCTTCGTGAGCGAGGTGATGGCCGCGGCCGCCGCGGTCTTCATCGGCATCGCCAAGGGTGCGTACGACCTGTTCCTCGAGCGGCTCCCTGGGCGCGGCATCACGTACACCTCGTGGACGGACCAGACCCAGCACCCGCTCACCCAGATCCAGGTGGCGACGGCCGCCAACAAGATCACGGCCTCGGAGGCCCTGGCCGGTGTGTGGCTGGAGCTGATGCAGCGGCGGGCCGACGCGGGTGAGCAGCTGTCGCTGGAGGAGAAGGCCGTCGTGCGCGGTCAGACCGCTTTCGCGGCGCAGCTCGCGAAGGAGGCCGTCGAGGTGCTGTTCAACGCGAGCGGCGGGTCGGTGATCCAGCGGAGCGTTCCGCTGCAGCGCTTCCACCGTGACATCCAGGGCTTCTCCCTGCACGCGCTGGCGCAGCTGCACGGCAACCTGGAGGTGCAGGGCCGGGCGCTGCTCGGTCTCGACCCGGAGACCCCCTTCCTGTAG
- a CDS encoding flavin reductase family protein, with amino-acid sequence MSPVQPVATEVTPASLREVMSRFATGVVVLTVGGENPHGMTANAFTSVSLEPPTVLCCIGHNAVMHSALTRAGRFGVSVMSAEQEETTRYFADKKRPLGPSQFERIDWLPGPGTGAPLLSGALAWLECEVTAAHEVGDHTVFLGEVVGAVNGAAGDGLLFHEGRFRRTGATTGH; translated from the coding sequence ATGTCCCCCGTACAGCCCGTCGCCACCGAGGTGACCCCCGCGTCGCTGCGCGAGGTCATGTCCCGCTTCGCCACCGGCGTCGTCGTCCTCACCGTCGGCGGCGAGAACCCCCACGGCATGACGGCCAACGCCTTCACCTCCGTCTCGCTCGAACCGCCGACCGTGCTCTGCTGCATCGGCCACAACGCCGTCATGCACTCCGCCCTCACCCGCGCCGGACGCTTCGGCGTCTCCGTCATGAGCGCCGAACAGGAGGAGACCACGCGGTACTTCGCCGACAAGAAGCGCCCGCTCGGACCATCCCAGTTCGAGCGGATCGACTGGCTGCCCGGCCCCGGCACCGGGGCGCCCCTGCTGTCCGGAGCCCTCGCCTGGCTGGAGTGCGAGGTCACCGCCGCGCACGAGGTCGGCGACCACACCGTCTTCCTCGGCGAGGTGGTCGGCGCGGTGAACGGCGCCGCGGGCGACGGACTCCTCTTCCACGAAGGCCGCTTCCGGCGGACCGGCGCCACCACCGGCCACTGA
- a CDS encoding aspartate aminotransferase family protein: MNSVTDETGISEPYLLGFLTSVGLDVEYTRAEGNTLFFRGDDGEEVPVLDAAGGYGSLIFGHNHPELVARARRLLDEGAPVNAQFSRNSCAQEVAALLSGIVRRETGSTEAYAAIFANSGAEAIEAAVKHAELDRVLQVQALVAELAEHTAAARAAVEAGEAVLPAGGHQDFEALAEEVSLANAEVGSRPPVFLTLEGSFHGKLVGSVQLTHNAAYRTPFTALATRARFVPLDRPAAVGEIIAEESAALRDIVLRDGVVTVVERPFPLVAAFLLEPIQGEGGIVPLTREFAATVRRECDAAGIPVVIDEIQSGMGRTGAFLASSLIGLRGDYYVLAKSLGGGLAKTSAMLVRSGRYRNEFELVHSSTFAKDGFSTPIALKVLEMLEADGGRAYGLARERGARLAEALEGVRADFPDVVKEVRGKGLMLGLEFHDQSESSSGVVRDGARSGLLGYTLSGYLLREHRVRTFPTASAGNTLRFAPSIHLTDGEIERLADALRAVASVLRDEDEKRLTGGGV, translated from the coding sequence ATGAACTCCGTAACCGATGAAACCGGAATCTCCGAGCCTTATCTGCTCGGTTTCCTCACCTCCGTCGGTCTCGATGTCGAATACACGCGGGCCGAGGGGAACACGCTGTTCTTCCGCGGCGACGACGGGGAGGAGGTCCCGGTCCTGGACGCAGCGGGCGGCTACGGCTCGCTGATCTTCGGCCACAACCACCCCGAGCTCGTCGCGCGGGCGAGGCGGCTGCTCGACGAGGGCGCTCCGGTCAACGCCCAGTTCTCGCGCAACTCGTGTGCCCAGGAGGTCGCCGCCCTGCTCAGCGGCATCGTCCGCCGGGAGACGGGCTCCACCGAGGCGTACGCGGCGATCTTCGCCAACAGCGGCGCCGAGGCGATCGAGGCGGCCGTCAAGCACGCCGAGCTGGACCGGGTGCTCCAGGTGCAGGCGCTCGTCGCGGAGCTGGCGGAGCACACCGCCGCCGCGCGGGCGGCGGTCGAGGCCGGCGAGGCGGTCCTGCCGGCCGGCGGGCACCAGGACTTCGAGGCCCTGGCCGAGGAGGTGTCCCTTGCGAACGCGGAGGTCGGCTCCAGGCCTCCGGTCTTCCTGACACTGGAGGGTTCCTTCCACGGAAAGCTGGTCGGCAGCGTCCAGTTGACCCACAACGCCGCCTACCGGACCCCGTTCACGGCGCTGGCGACCCGTGCCCGGTTCGTCCCGCTCGACCGTCCCGCCGCCGTCGGGGAGATCATCGCCGAGGAGAGCGCCGCGCTGCGTGACATCGTGCTGCGCGACGGCGTGGTCACCGTCGTCGAGCGGCCTTTCCCGCTCGTGGCGGCGTTCCTGCTCGAACCGATCCAGGGCGAGGGCGGCATCGTCCCGCTGACCCGGGAGTTCGCGGCCACCGTCCGGCGGGAGTGCGACGCCGCCGGCATCCCGGTGGTGATCGACGAGATCCAGAGCGGGATGGGCCGCACGGGCGCGTTCCTCGCAAGCTCGCTGATCGGTCTGCGCGGCGACTACTACGTCCTGGCGAAGAGTCTGGGCGGCGGTCTGGCGAAGACGTCGGCGATGCTCGTGCGGAGCGGCCGCTACCGGAACGAGTTCGAGCTCGTCCACAGCTCGACCTTCGCCAAGGACGGCTTCTCCACCCCGATCGCGCTGAAGGTCCTGGAGATGCTGGAGGCGGACGGCGGCCGTGCCTACGGGCTCGCGCGGGAGCGGGGCGCCCGGCTCGCCGAGGCCCTGGAAGGGGTCCGCGCCGACTTCCCTGACGTCGTGAAGGAGGTCCGGGGGAAGGGGCTGATGCTGGGCCTCGAGTTCCACGACCAGTCGGAGTCGTCCTCTGGGGTCGTACGGGACGGGGCCCGGTCCGGTCTGCTGGGCTACACCCTGTCCGGCTATCTGCTGCGGGAGCACCGGGTGCGGACGTTCCCCACGGCGAGCGCGGGGAACACGCTGCGGTTCGCACCGTCGATCCACCTGACGGACGGGGAGATCGAGCGGCTCGCGGACGCCCTGCGCGCGGTGGCCTCCGTCCTGCGCGACGAGGACGAGAAGCGCCTCACCGGTGGAGGTGTGTGA
- a CDS encoding BTAD domain-containing putative transcriptional regulator, whose amino-acid sequence MEVVSEGGGTVSLGGSRQRATLGFLLLKANKVVATSQLLNAVWSADDAPSSARKILQNAVWGLRGILHNGAQGGAGNRTTQAPVLLTQAPGYMLRVEPEQVDLFRFERRATQGRAELEAGRTESAARLLKEALDLWRGPALTDLVETGISWPELSAVQGARTDAMEDFFEAQLALGRHHSVLGELETLVEREPLRERACSQLMLALYRCGRQADALNVYGRIRSALVENLGLEPGHELRTLQQAILTHDPALTLQGGATSYEFTQVAAATEHAVALRGVAGAPAYRAGSATSAAQAAGPAAGPVEAAPAGAHPTVVSEHRKVGVVLLRTELRAHASETGIEADRLLQGTAAVVEEEIERHGGTVAGSVGPFSLALFGVHRGRADDAERAVRAALAIRDRLAPTQQLAVKAAVEVGEALVRYLPGDEETPPSAVGALMDECHRLLALVPQGEIRVSDSTFRETESVIAYEPAEDPSGGWRVRYGSEEPADHHGVPIVDREIELEVLRGLLELARHRGNPHLVTLLGQGGVGKTRFIVELEHRITGRPHAPLFLATRATLLYGNHPLSAQIAILASCCGIQQGDSGKTARAKLASTLHQLVQCEETAGRLLPYLSPLVDPEGSEIRQPMVSELLNAWYEFVGLAAEERPLVIVVDDLHRGDDRLLDCVEQLPERVGAVPLVVIAAARPELLERRPDWGSGSRQATTLTLEPLSDAAEQRLQELLSAAAPGDTHEAAGGAAGGAITAGGGRNAGVLPARAALRLTEPRHPGGKGGGGAAGGHGAGVPEQVERVQSERQYS is encoded by the coding sequence TTGGAGGTCGTTTCCGAGGGTGGGGGGACCGTCTCACTGGGAGGTTCGCGTCAGCGGGCGACTCTGGGATTCCTCCTCCTGAAGGCCAACAAGGTCGTCGCAACCAGCCAGTTACTCAACGCCGTCTGGTCCGCCGACGACGCGCCGAGCTCGGCGCGGAAGATTCTGCAGAACGCGGTCTGGGGACTCCGCGGAATCCTCCACAACGGCGCGCAGGGCGGTGCCGGCAACCGCACCACGCAGGCTCCCGTCCTGCTCACCCAGGCGCCCGGCTACATGCTGCGCGTCGAACCGGAGCAGGTGGACCTCTTCCGTTTCGAGCGGCGCGCGACCCAGGGCCGAGCGGAACTGGAAGCCGGCCGGACCGAGTCCGCGGCACGCCTCCTGAAGGAGGCGCTCGACCTCTGGCGCGGACCCGCGCTGACGGACCTGGTGGAGACCGGGATCTCCTGGCCCGAACTGTCGGCCGTCCAAGGCGCCCGCACCGACGCCATGGAGGACTTCTTCGAGGCGCAGCTCGCCCTCGGACGTCATCACTCCGTCCTCGGCGAGCTCGAGACGCTCGTCGAGCGGGAGCCCCTCCGCGAGCGGGCCTGCAGCCAGCTCATGCTGGCGCTGTACCGCTGCGGACGGCAGGCCGACGCGCTCAACGTGTACGGCAGGATCCGCTCGGCCCTCGTCGAGAACCTGGGTCTGGAGCCGGGCCACGAACTCCGCACCCTCCAGCAGGCCATCCTCACCCACGACCCCGCACTCACCCTGCAGGGCGGGGCCACCTCGTACGAGTTCACCCAGGTCGCCGCCGCGACCGAGCACGCGGTCGCCCTGCGAGGCGTCGCCGGAGCCCCCGCCTACCGGGCCGGCTCGGCCACATCGGCCGCCCAGGCTGCCGGGCCGGCGGCGGGTCCCGTGGAGGCGGCACCGGCCGGGGCCCACCCGACGGTCGTATCCGAGCACCGCAAGGTGGGCGTCGTCCTGCTCAGGACCGAACTCCGTGCCCACGCCTCCGAGACCGGCATCGAGGCCGACCGGCTGCTCCAGGGGACGGCCGCCGTGGTCGAGGAGGAGATCGAACGGCACGGCGGGACCGTCGCCGGTTCCGTCGGCCCGTTCTCGCTGGCCCTGTTCGGCGTGCACCGCGGCCGCGCGGACGACGCGGAACGCGCGGTCCGCGCGGCCCTCGCCATCCGCGACCGGCTCGCCCCCACCCAGCAGCTCGCCGTCAAGGCGGCCGTCGAGGTGGGGGAGGCGCTGGTCCGCTACCTCCCCGGAGACGAGGAGACCCCGCCGTCGGCCGTCGGCGCGCTCATGGACGAGTGCCACCGGCTTCTCGCACTCGTCCCCCAGGGCGAGATCAGGGTGAGCGACAGTACGTTCCGGGAGACCGAGTCCGTCATCGCCTACGAGCCGGCAGAGGACCCGTCGGGCGGCTGGCGGGTCAGGTACGGCAGCGAGGAGCCGGCCGACCACCACGGCGTGCCGATCGTCGACCGCGAGATCGAACTCGAAGTGCTGCGCGGACTCCTGGAGCTGGCCCGGCACCGCGGCAACCCGCACCTCGTGACCCTCCTCGGCCAGGGCGGCGTGGGCAAGACCCGGTTCATCGTGGAGCTGGAGCACCGCATCACCGGGCGGCCCCACGCACCCCTGTTCCTCGCTACCCGGGCCACCCTCCTCTACGGCAACCACCCGCTCTCCGCACAGATCGCGATACTCGCCTCGTGCTGCGGGATCCAGCAGGGCGACTCGGGCAAGACCGCCCGCGCCAAACTGGCCAGCACGCTCCATCAGCTGGTCCAGTGCGAGGAGACGGCGGGCAGGCTGCTGCCCTACCTCAGCCCGCTCGTCGACCCCGAGGGCTCGGAGATACGTCAGCCGATGGTCTCCGAACTGCTCAACGCCTGGTACGAGTTCGTGGGCCTCGCCGCCGAGGAGCGGCCCCTCGTGATCGTCGTCGACGACCTCCACCGGGGCGACGACAGGCTGCTCGACTGCGTCGAGCAGCTCCCGGAGAGGGTCGGCGCCGTGCCCCTCGTGGTCATCGCGGCCGCCCGGCCCGAGCTCCTGGAGCGCCGCCCCGACTGGGGCAGCGGCAGCCGCCAGGCGACCACCCTCACCCTCGAACCCCTCTCGGACGCGGCCGAACAGCGCCTCCAGGAGCTGCTGTCCGCGGCGGCACCCGGCGACACGCACGAGGCCGCGGGCGGCGCGGCCGGCGGCGCCATCACGGCAGGCGGAGGCCGGAACGCCGGAGTCCTCCCCGCCCGGGCGGCGCTCCGCCTCACGGAGCCCCGCCACCCCGGAGGCAAGGGCGGCGGCGGTGCGGCCGGTGGCCACGGCGCCGGCGTGCCGGAGCAGGTCGAACGCGTCCAGAGCGAGCGCCAGTACAGCTAG
- a CDS encoding flavin monoamine oxidase family protein, which yields MNTDRTPSRSGAHRPVGRRTALKATGLAAVAASAGSLAFGGPAHAGTVTVAEDARRDYDVIVVGAGFAGAAAARELRSRGLQVLVLEARNRVGGRVWTDSYLGRKIELGGQWIHPAQTYAMEELGRYNIPLVTEIQPEVAVYPTASGPTSFPPGEVFGRLGEMLAQLFEGSQQYFERPRDPLFRADLLRSVDPLSLHDRISLLNLSAQDAGWLSSQVAGFAGGSSRDGALTSLAQWWAHTGWNADGWFSLMSQRVGLGGMSGLVRAMLYEEPLTIKLSTPVTAIADTGSGVSVVTANRGTFRASHVVVAVPTNVWKDITFAPGLPKVHADAAVEGIGVRRTVKLWMQVKGVTPLTLCQGYEGQRIESLFPTAKLTDGSHLMIGFAFDPTFDPRNLSQVQAAVREYLPAAQVVSVRSHDWGSDPYARGAQALRRPGQLLRQLPDIQRPYGRIAFAGGDLASVWNGFVDGAIESGRAAAQAVAPRALASQRVRA from the coding sequence GTGAACACCGACAGGACGCCGTCGCGCTCCGGAGCTCATCGCCCGGTGGGCCGCCGTACCGCGCTCAAGGCCACGGGTCTTGCCGCCGTCGCCGCTTCGGCCGGATCGCTCGCCTTCGGCGGCCCGGCACACGCCGGCACCGTCACGGTCGCCGAGGACGCCCGGAGGGACTACGACGTCATCGTCGTCGGCGCGGGATTCGCCGGTGCGGCCGCCGCCCGGGAGCTCCGCTCCCGCGGCCTCCAGGTGCTGGTCCTCGAAGCCCGTAACCGCGTGGGCGGCCGGGTCTGGACCGACAGCTACCTCGGCCGGAAGATCGAGCTCGGCGGACAGTGGATCCACCCGGCGCAGACGTACGCCATGGAGGAGCTCGGCCGCTACAACATCCCGCTGGTCACCGAGATCCAGCCGGAGGTCGCGGTCTACCCGACCGCGAGCGGTCCGACGAGCTTCCCGCCCGGCGAGGTGTTCGGGCGGCTCGGCGAGATGCTGGCCCAGCTCTTCGAGGGCTCCCAGCAGTACTTCGAGCGGCCGCGCGACCCGCTGTTCCGCGCCGATCTGCTGCGCTCGGTCGACCCCTTGTCGCTGCACGACCGCATATCCCTGCTCAACCTCTCGGCACAGGACGCGGGTTGGCTGAGCTCGCAGGTCGCGGGGTTCGCCGGCGGGTCCAGCAGGGACGGCGCCCTCACCTCGCTCGCCCAGTGGTGGGCGCACACCGGCTGGAACGCGGACGGCTGGTTCTCCCTCATGTCGCAGCGCGTCGGCCTGGGCGGCATGAGCGGGCTCGTCCGCGCGATGCTGTACGAGGAGCCGCTGACCATCAAGCTCTCCACTCCGGTCACCGCGATCGCGGACACCGGCAGCGGTGTCTCGGTCGTCACGGCCAACCGCGGGACCTTCCGCGCCTCGCACGTCGTCGTGGCGGTGCCCACCAACGTGTGGAAGGACATCACCTTCGCGCCGGGGCTGCCCAAGGTGCACGCCGACGCGGCGGTCGAGGGCATCGGGGTGCGCCGCACGGTCAAGCTGTGGATGCAGGTCAAGGGCGTCACGCCCCTCACCCTCTGCCAGGGTTACGAGGGCCAGCGCATCGAGAGCCTCTTCCCGACCGCGAAGCTGACCGACGGCAGCCACCTCATGATCGGTTTCGCCTTCGACCCGACCTTCGACCCGAGGAACCTCTCGCAGGTGCAGGCCGCCGTCCGGGAGTACCTGCCGGCCGCCCAGGTCGTCTCCGTACGCTCGCACGACTGGGGCTCCGACCCGTACGCCCGGGGCGCCCAGGCGCTCCGCCGCCCCGGGCAGCTCCTGCGTCAGCTTCCGGACATCCAGCGGCCGTACGGGCGGATCGCGTTCGCGGGCGGCGACCTCGCGAGCGTGTGGAACGGCTTCGTCGACGGGGCGATCGAGTCGGGCCGGGCCGCGGCTCAGGCGGTGGCGCCGAGGGCACTCGCCTCGCAGCGCGTCCGGGCCTGA
- a CDS encoding SDR family oxidoreductase, whose product MGKYAGKKAVVIGGTHGMGLAMVQGLLDGGAEVLLTGRNKDNIETARRDLDGKAVHVLRSDVASMGDIAELGAEVEKKLGRVDAVFVNVGYAALEPIALVTEETYDRQFDVNTKGVFFTVQKLAPLVSDNGSIVFTTSIANVTGTPGMGVYSGAKAAVRSFAQVFAAELLPRGIRVNSVSPGFIHTPTMGIADATAEERAVLSQVGDALTPMKRHGTPEEVATAALFFAFDATFTTGVELVVDGGLTQHIQPVPPQQ is encoded by the coding sequence ATGGGCAAGTACGCCGGCAAGAAGGCCGTGGTCATCGGTGGGACGCACGGCATGGGCCTCGCCATGGTGCAGGGGCTGCTCGACGGCGGGGCCGAGGTCCTGCTGACGGGGCGCAACAAGGACAACATCGAGACCGCGCGCCGCGACCTCGACGGCAAGGCCGTGCACGTCCTGCGCTCGGACGTCGCGAGCATGGGGGACATCGCGGAGCTGGGCGCGGAGGTCGAGAAGAAGCTCGGCCGCGTCGACGCCGTCTTCGTGAACGTCGGATACGCCGCGCTCGAGCCGATCGCCCTCGTCACCGAGGAGACCTACGACCGGCAGTTCGACGTGAACACCAAGGGCGTGTTCTTCACGGTGCAGAAGCTCGCTCCGCTCGTGAGCGACAACGGGTCGATCGTCTTCACCACTTCGATCGCCAATGTCACCGGCACCCCCGGCATGGGCGTGTACTCGGGCGCGAAGGCGGCCGTGCGCTCCTTCGCGCAGGTCTTCGCCGCGGAGCTCCTGCCCCGCGGCATCCGCGTCAACTCCGTCAGCCCGGGCTTCATCCACACCCCGACCATGGGCATCGCGGACGCGACCGCCGAGGAGCGGGCCGTCCTCAGCCAGGTGGGCGACGCGCTCACCCCGATGAAGCGCCACGGTACGCCGGAGGAGGTCGCCACCGCCGCGCTGTTCTTCGCCTTCGACGCGACCTTCACCACCGGCGTCGAGCTGGTCGTGGACGGCGGACTCACGCAGCACATCCAGCCGGTTCCGCCGCAGCAGTAG